From the Symbiobacterium terraclitae genome, one window contains:
- the metK gene encoding methionine adenosyltransferase: MIEPKGRYLFTSESVTEGHPDKMADQISDAVLDALLTLDPRARVACETMLTTGLVIVSGEITTDAWVDIAGLVRDVVRDIGYTRAKYGFDGSTCGVMTAIDPQSPDIAQGVDVAIEVRGQVTEKELEIGAGDQGMMFGFACDETPELMPMPISLAHRLARRLAQVRKNGTLPYLRPDGKTQVTVEYVDGRPARIDTVVVSTQHDPDTTQEQIRKDVIEHVIHEVIDRRLLDDRTRYFINPTGRFVVGGPQGDTGLTGRKIIVDTYGGYARHGGGAFSGKDPTKVDRSGAYAARWVAKNIVAAGLASRCEVQLAYAIGVAQPVSILVTTFGTGRLPDERIAEIVRETFDLRPGAIIRDLDLRRPIYRQTAAYGHFGRPDLDLPWERTDRAAELRERAGL, encoded by the coding sequence ATGATTGAGCCGAAGGGGAGGTATCTCTTCACGTCTGAGTCCGTCACCGAGGGCCACCCCGACAAGATGGCGGACCAGATTTCCGACGCAGTGCTTGACGCCCTTCTGACCCTCGACCCCAGGGCCCGCGTGGCGTGCGAGACCATGCTGACGACCGGCCTCGTGATCGTGTCCGGCGAGATCACCACCGACGCGTGGGTCGACATTGCCGGCCTGGTGCGCGACGTGGTCCGCGACATCGGGTACACCCGTGCCAAGTACGGCTTCGACGGCTCGACCTGCGGCGTGATGACCGCCATCGACCCGCAGTCGCCCGACATCGCGCAGGGCGTCGATGTGGCGATCGAGGTGCGGGGGCAGGTGACGGAGAAGGAGCTGGAGATCGGCGCCGGCGACCAGGGCATGATGTTCGGCTTCGCCTGCGACGAGACGCCGGAGCTGATGCCCATGCCGATCAGCCTGGCGCACCGCCTGGCGCGCCGCCTGGCGCAGGTGCGCAAGAACGGCACGCTGCCTTACCTGCGGCCCGACGGCAAGACCCAGGTGACCGTGGAGTACGTCGACGGCCGCCCGGCGCGGATCGACACCGTCGTCGTCTCCACCCAGCACGACCCGGACACCACGCAGGAGCAGATCCGCAAGGACGTGATCGAGCACGTCATCCATGAGGTGATCGATCGCAGGCTGCTGGACGACCGCACCCGGTATTTCATCAACCCCACCGGGCGGTTCGTGGTGGGCGGCCCGCAGGGCGACACCGGGCTCACCGGCCGGAAGATCATCGTGGACACCTACGGCGGTTACGCCCGCCACGGCGGCGGCGCCTTCTCGGGCAAGGACCCGACGAAGGTCGACCGGTCCGGCGCCTACGCCGCCCGCTGGGTGGCGAAGAACATCGTGGCCGCGGGCCTGGCCAGCCGCTGCGAGGTCCAGCTGGCCTACGCCATCGGCGTGGCCCAGCCCGTCTCCATCCTGGTGACGACCTTCGGCACCGGCCGGCTGCCCGACGAGCGCATCGCCGAGATCGTGCGGGAGACCTTCGACCTGCGCCCGGGCGCGATCATCCGCGACCTGGACCTGCGCCGGCCGATCTACCGGCAGACCGCCGCCTACGGCCACTTCGGCCGGCCCGACCTCGACCTGCCGTGGGAGCGCACCGATCGCGCCGCCGAGCTGCGGGAGCGGGCGGGGCTGTAA